In the genome of Impatiens glandulifera chromosome 6, dImpGla2.1, whole genome shotgun sequence, the window TGGGCAAGATCGTGCATAAGATCATGCATCATAACTGCTGTATAAACTCTATCATCCCAATCTTTGTTCTCTTTTTCATCTTGAAAAAAGGATCTCCAGCACAACTCCTTCCAAATTGCATTCCCAACATCTTCCAATTCTTGGTTTTTTAATGTAGGAATCAAACCATGGGCCATCCACATTTGGATTAATCTCTCCTTTTCAATTTCAGTATCCTTGGGAAATATAGCACAAAACACAAAACATCTTCTCAAATGATAAGGGAGGTCATAGTAACTCAATTTTAGAATAGGCAAGAGATCAGATTCTTCATTTAGAAATATCTCCCATATCTCACTATCTCTTATTCTACGCCATTCTTTTTCGTCCTCGCCAAAGCTCAGTTGACTTCCCAATGCCTTGACCAATAAAGGAACACCCTTGCATTTCCCAACTATTTCTTTACCAATATTAATGAAGTTTTGATGTTTTGGTTTTCCATGCTCAAATGCACGTTCTTTGAATAGTAGCCAACAATCATCGTTAGAGAGTGGCAGTAACTCAAAATAGGCAATTGTTTTCATTATTGTTGCCACACTCTTTTTACGTGTCGTGGTAAGGACGAAAGAACCATTTGATCCACAATCTAATATAGATCTCAACTGAGCCCATGCctcttctttttcattccaAACATCATCCAATACAATCAAATATCTTTTCCCTCTCAATTTATCTCTAACTTTTCTCTGCAATTCTTCTAAGGAAGCTTCTGCCTTTTCTTCTTCTAAGATGGATTTGATCACCAACTTAATGTTAAATTCATTAGAAACACAAACCCAGAGTTTGGTATCAAAATGCTTAGAAACTTCATCATCATTGAAGACCATCTGGGAAAGTGTTGTTTTACCTAGACCCCCAATAATTCCAACAATGGGCAGAACAGATAGTTTTTTAGAAGCACTAGATGTATTATTGAGTAGAATATCAATAATCTCTTTCTTCTCCTTATCTCTCCCATACACTTGATTACTACTAGAAAGAGACATTGTTTCACGCCAACTACTAGTAAACTTGTCTATTTTTGAGTCAGGAATAGATTCACGCAAATGTAACTTTTGGCGCTCGGAAGAAATTTGGTCTAGCTTCTCTTGAACATCCTTAATTTTGTGACCAATTTTGTGACGCATCTTAGTATTGCTAAAAGGATGGGTGATAAAGTTGGTTACCTTGATCCGGGTTGAAGAGGAGGCATTACGCCTTTTGACTTGAAGACGAAGATCTTCAAAGCTGCACTCATCCATGATGTCCCGAACTTCATACAATACATCTTTAAGTTTTCGCAACCAATCTCCCGTTTGTTCGTCCTTCTCCTGCATGGTCTTTCTCTCAGCATCTTTGAGTACGGCATTAATTGCAGATAGCGTGCTCGATAGATTTTGAACATCATTCTTATAATTCCAAAACAACGAGAATTCATCCTTAATCAGAGGTGTCAAATTTGAAATCAAACCACTGATTAGAGATGCAACATCAACCATGTTGGTTTCTCTTTCAATCAATCAGATGAATACACTTCCAAGTATATAGTAGAGGTTTATTTGATGAGAAAATGATCATGCATTTCCATTcaatataaaacattaatacGGGCTGTCTTCATGTACTATAGTAGAGGTTGGCctcaaaatttcaaatcaagtcatttaaaatcaatttaagaTTGCTTGTTTTCCATTGCTTGGTCTACACAGCATTTGATTggtttgaagtttgaatctAAGGAAACCAAGGAGTCcactttctttttatatataaaataataaagaactAGTTAACCAttgaataagaaataatatataaaatcatgaataagaaatgaagaaaaaataagcAATAACAAATGTGAAATAATAAagaacattatttatatatgaattattaaaaaagaacCAAAAgagaaatctttaaaaaaaaaaaaaaaaccttagcATGCATCATTGAAagattttctctctcaaatatTGGGATTTTAAATAGATTTGTATCGGCATACTAAAATGGACCACTTTCCTTGTGGACCATACAAGATAAACCTCACTTtcttttgaaatatcttaaaatgAATGATTGACCGATcttaagaaaatgaaattactttaatattagtattaaagTTATAATCTATTCTGACATGAagaattaagtataaattaatgttgatttataattttatttaataccaAATATCAACATCTTACTAGTTAAAATCTGGAATGACGAAAATGCCATTACCAAAATCACCTAGTCTTTAGTGACATGTGCAAGCAAAGACTTTAAAGGTGGTGTGAGAAACATTAAGATGAATGAAGATAGATAAGAAGTCacaatttattattcatttaaatgaaaaagtctttgtcaaaaaataaaacaattgactactttaaataactaataaatttatattccaATTCTGTTCGAGATATTAAACGATCTTTCACATATAggaaatgtttaaatttaagttaaaaaatattggtcaaatacttttttttttttttttttttgtcatattaGGAATTTAGGAGGCACCTCTTTGTTGACCCGTTCAAATTTAATTAGGTATACCATGTCCATAGCAAgactttctcttttttttcaattacaATATTAGCTTTCATAGtacatttatattttgtctcaaataatttattttcacaaaatatatatatatcatcttttattaattgtttcattAGTTACTTTATAGTATCTAACAAAATAAGAAACTTATAGTTTACATAACAATAAAATCAATACAACCGACTTGTAAGTTGTAAGAACCAAATAACTAcgattttaattgatttaaacaTTTTTGAGCGACTTACAAAGTCATGTTACTAATATGTAGCAGATTTTGCGCATCAAATTGCAATGGATTTTAGAGACTAAATTTGCAACTAGTATGGTTAGCCATTTCACAACCGGTTTTACTGATTGCAAATAGAACTAGTACGGATTTTACAACTTTTTGTTACAACTTTCTTTTGTATAAAAATGGCTCGGATGTGTGAAGTCGGCTCGAAGCCATAAATTTCTGAACAAATGTTTTTTCACTCTACCTAGAGTCTTCCATCAAcatctttcaaatattattcCTACTAAAAGTTTTCTAACTCACAATAAAGTTTTAAAGGTCTAACTGAAAATAAAACATGTTTAGGAACtcgtataataaaaaaatacttatttatatttttctctcaatTTAAGACCAAGAAATAGACAATACTCtttgtagaaaaaataaattgcaaTGCATAAAATGTTTGTATGAGACAAATATAAGTCTAAACAAAAGTTTACTAACACTCAATAAAATTGTAAAGGCCTAACTTATATAAAAGCAAAGTTGTGGAGCTTGTAtgataaaacataattattgaAGTTTTCCCTAAATTCAGTGCTAGTGCTGCATGTGTGGACCAAGAAATGGACAACAATCTTattagaaaaaatgaaatttaaatttataaacgtTTGATACATAAATTTGTTCTTGTGTGCAATAATATACATTTCTAAGAAGTGGATGGTCATttctattatattttgataggtgATATAAATGAAACCCAATATAAGaattttttgaaacaaaatgaaAACTTTCCAAAATACTTAGAACAAAATCTCATCCCGGAAAATAATTCACTAATTATAAATCTCATTGTGATCTTGAAAATATatcttcaaaattcaaattgtcTTTCCAAAACTATAAGTCATGTATCCAATTTGGATCAATCTTTCTTTTTCAGTTTCACTGTTATTGGGAAATATTCTCTAATGAGATATTGTTTCCGCGACTAACAtgttaatgaaattgttttatcattttcttaaaaaaattatcttttggAAATACCAACATAACtacataataaattttttttataagagagATGATAATAACTTAACCTTACATAGGAAAAgttgttatttcttttttttttttaattttcatatggGACATCTCCCCTTTATTGATATCTTCTATTCATCTGGATCATTTTAGATCCCAAACTAAAAGAACATTTACATTTTCTAGCTAGTTTTTTTGTGTGCccttttaaaaatatgggttgGGCCTGTCTTGGACGGCTCTGGTGCACATCGAGGTGGACTCATGCAGTCATGTACTGATCCTTAGCACAATACTAAATACAATTTAACTTTCTCTTGGGACTCTTTGGTTTAGGGTTCTTGGTCAATCCAAAGATCAAGATTGAATTTGTTCACATTTTTCTCTGATTTGATTTACTTTGTGCATTGTCCTGTCTGTACAAAATGTCTCCGTTGCCGGATGAGATTCTAAATGACATTCTTTGTCGGTGCCTGTTAAAGTGTCTGCTTTGTTAAGGTGCGTTTCTAAATTTTGCTTTCTCTAATTGAATTATAATCGAATTGTATTGGAGATATTAAATGATATTCacatataaaaattgtttaggAACTTCTCAtgtaataatgaaaaaaatatttatttatgatttttcttcaattcaatGCAACCACAATGTGAACAAGAGTACTCttatagagaaaataaatgACAATGTATAAAACATTTGAATTCAAGACTTTTCATaacaataatatgaataatattaagataaCAACCTATTTATTTCAATCAATCATAAATCAATCAAATCCATCATAATAACAATCCAAAAGAAAGTTCTCAATAAACATCTTTTGATCAATAGATagaattgattatatataacattgtaAATAACTTACCCACTTTCTATAAGCAGAAGATGCCTGAATTTTCTTCCTGATGCAAAAGATCAgaacataaatattttagtaataaatatttggttACAAAGAAATCAGAATCAGAGAAAGAAAACTACGTAGTTGTTTGGTTACGTACCAAATTTGCTTATATGGCCACTATGCTCTGTTCCTCCTCTTTCACATCCAATAGAATATCTACTGTGAACTTCTCGCGACCAAGTCTGGTTCGAAGGGAACGTAGGAGTGTCATAACATCGTCCACTTCTTCTGAAGACACCAACTTAGGACAATCAGTAATCCACAATCTCTGtagtgaattattaatattgaagTTTTCAAATTCCTCAACTGATATCATCAACTCCGGACAATTCAAAATACGCAATTCCGTGAGAGAGTTCATGAGTCCTTGTTGGTTCTCGCAGCCACTAATCTTTAATGTCTCTTTCATTCCCTCATCAAACAAACGCCTTAACTTGCGGCAATGCACAATATGGAGACATTGAAGAGTTTGGAAAGTTGAACGTACTCCTAATTGTGCTTCATTATTATTGTCCGCAAGTGTTGACGATGATGGAAATAAAACACTTCTTTTATTGATATAATCAACATAGAGATGCGTGAGAACACTAAGATTTGAGATGCTATGTAACAATTCATCCGAACATTCACCAAACACTCTTACTTGTTTGAGTGCTGCGAGATGCGGTGGTAATGCCCCTAGGTTTGGGCAAGAAGATATATTCAGCTTGCATAGATTAGGGAATGCTCCTGGACTAAGAGACACCAATTCCCTCAAATTCCCCATGTTACCAATAGTAAGTTCCTCTAGCAAAGGGAATGGAAAAGGAGATGACATTCCCACCCATTTAGGGGGATTCACACCTTTGTAACCACTCATTCTCAATTTCTTCAGACTCTCAGTTGAAACCTCTAGAGCTTCACCTATTTTCTCATGTCTATTACTCTTAGTCTGATTATCATCATATTCATAGTGCCATATCAACTCCAACTCATTGATATTCGACTTTTTAGCCATACTTATCCCTCTTGTAATAGATGCATCGCTAACTCTTTCAAGGTTCTTAATTTTCAATGTTCCGCGGATATCCAATTCTTTTATTTCATCTAGTTGGCCATCTCTTTTCTTGTTGCCTATCACAAACAAGCTTAACGTCTTGAGATGTTTCAATTGTCCCATCCCTCTAGGCATATATTTTAGTCCATCACAATCCTCCAAATAAAGATGACGTAGGTTAATAAGGTCTCTCATATTTCTAGGCAAACTTTGAAGCTCAGAACAATTATTGAGTTTCAGAGTCTGTAAGTTTAAGAGATTACAAATACTATTAGGCAAGGTTGTTATCCAACTATTGGAAATGTCCAAATATTTAAGATGTTTGAGACATTTTCCATAACTCAAATATTCATATTGCACATGGCCTTTTAATTCAAGGACACGTAAATACGGGAATCCTTTCCCGACACTAAAGATCTCCTTTGTGACACATGGATCATAATATTTGCCAATGAGAATTATTGATTGCAATCCTCCAGTTTCTTTAAAAGAACGAACTGAGGTTTTGAATAACTTATCAACAAGTACTGTTAGATGACGAATTTTACGTCCTAAACCATCACTTGAACTATTagcattcatcatataacaTTCATCTTTCATAACTGATTGGGTAAGATCGTGCATAAGGTCATGCATCTTACATGTTTCATAAATTTCATACCGATCTGATTTCTCGTCTTGAAAAAAAGATCTCCAACACAACTCCTTCCAAATTGTATTCCCAACATCTTCCACTTCTTGGTTTTTAACTGCAGGAATTAAACCATGGGCCATCCACAATTGAATTAATCTCTCCTTTTCAATTACAGTATCCTTGGGAAATACAGCACAAAACACAAAACATCTTCTCAAATGATAAGAAAGGTCATAGTAACTCAACCTTAGAATAgacaaaattgatttttcattttgtgaaATCTCCCATATCTCGCTATCTCTTATTCTGCGCCATTCCTTTTCGTCACTTGTGAACCCCAATTGACTTGCCAATGTCTTGGCAACTAAAGGAACACCCTTACATTTTTTAGCTATTTCTTTTCCAATATCAATCAACTTTGGAGGTTTTGGTGTTTCAGGCATGAATGAACGTTGTTCAAATAATAGCCAACAATCATCGTCAGAGAGGGACAATAACTCAAAATGTGTAATCGTTTTCATAATTCTTGCCACATTTCTTTTACGTGTCGTGGTAAGGATAAAAGCACCATTTGATCCACAATCTAATACAGATCTCAGCTGAGCCCATGCCTCTTCATCTTCGTTCCACACATCATccaatacaatcaaatattttttcccactcaatttttttttctgcaATTCTTCTAAGCAAGGTTCTCCCTTTTCTTCTAAGATGGATTTGATCACCAacttaatattaaattcatCAGAAACACAAACCCAAATTTTGGGATCAAAATGCTTAGAAACCTTCTCGTCATTGAAAACCATTTGGGCAAGTGTTGTTTTACCAAGACCCCCAATTCCAACAATGGGAAGAACAGATAGTTCCTTAGAAACATTAATAGTACTAGATGTATTATTATTGAGTAGAATATCAATAATCTGTTTCTTCTCCTTATCTCTCCCATATACTTTACTACTAGAAAGAGACATGGTTTCACGCCAATTACTAGTAAATTTGTCTATTTTTGAGTCATGAATAGATTCACGCAAATGTAACTTTTGGCGCTCGGAAGAAATTTGGTCTAACTTCTCTTGAACATCTTTAATTTTGTGACCAATTTTGAGACGCATCTTAGTATTGCTAAAAGGATGGGTGATAAAGTTGGTTACCTGAATCCGGGTTGAAGAGGAGGCATTACGCCTTTTTACTTGAAGACGAAGATCTTCAAAGGTGCACTCATCCATGATGTCTCGAGCCTCATATGCCACATGTTTGAGTTTCCGCAACCAATCTTCCGTTTGTTTGTCCTTCTCCCGTATGTTCTTTCTCTCAGCATCCTCAAGTAAGGCACTAATTGAAGATAGTGTGCTCGATAGCTTTTGAAACTCATTCTCAAATCTCCAAAACAACGAGAACTCATCCTTAATTAGAGGTACCAAGTTTGAAAGCAAACCGTTTATTAGAGCTGCATCAACCATAGTGATTTCTCTCTCAATCGATCAGATTTTTCGCTCTCAAAAATTGAAATAGATCGCATACAAATTTGACTGCACTTTCCGTGTGGACCATAGCTTGCATCACCCacaatttcttttgaaatttcTGAGAATTAGATTGACAGATCTTAACTAAGTTAACAATgttactttattaattaatctaaactTATGTAACCATTTTAGATAACTTATTGCATAGAAAGAAAACATTTCACAATTATATATTCACTTCAACTTTTTTATGAGAGTAATGAAAAATATTCATGAAATTGTAGCATACATAACAACATCATGAAATTAATAGCTAAAGATTTATACTCATGACTTTGTCGATATGGGTTTTACATTTTACGACGTAGCTATGGCCTATGAGTCTCCGAACACCATCTTTCATTCCTACTCGACTCTAGCACTCCCCCTTTTGtgtggattttttttttgtctaaaccAAAGATTTTGTAACTCACAATAATGCTTTAAG includes:
- the LOC124941147 gene encoding putative disease resistance protein RGA3 isoform X1, whose product is MVDAALINGLLSNLVPLIKDEFSLFWRFENEFQKLSSTLSSISALLEDAERKNIREKDKQTEDWLRKLKHVAYEARDIMDECTFEDLRLQVKRRNASSSTRIQVTNFITHPFSNTKMRLKIGHKIKDVQEKLDQISSERQKLHLRESIHDSKIDKFTSNWRETMSLSSSKVYGRDKEKKQIIDILLNNNTSSTINVSKELSVLPIVGIGGLGKTTLAQMVFNDEKVSKHFDPKIWVCVSDEFNIKLVIKSILEEKGEPCLEELQKKKLSGKKYLIVLDDVWNEDEEAWAQLRSVLDCGSNGAFILTTTRKRNVARIMKTITHFELLSLSDDDCWLLFEQRSFMPETPKPPKLIDIGKEIAKKCKGVPLVAKTLASQLGFTSDEKEWRRIRDSEIWEISQNEKSILSILRLSYYDLSYHLRRCFVFCAVFPKDTVIEKERLIQLWMAHGLIPAVKNQEVEDVGNTIWKELCWRSFFQDEKSDRYEIYETCKMHDLMHDLTQSVMKDECYMMNANSSSDGLGRKIRHLTVLVDKLFKTSVRSFKETGGLQSIILIGKYYDPCVTKEIFSVGKGFPYLRVLELKGHVQYEYLSYGKCLKHLKYLDISNSWITTLPNSICNLLNLQTLKLNNCSELQSLPRNMRDLINLRHLYLEDCDGLKYMPRGMGQLKHLKTLSLFVIGNKKRDGQLDEIKELDIRGTLKIKNLERVSDASITRGISMAKKSNINELELIWHYEYDDNQTKSNRHEKIGEALEVSTESLKKLRMSGYKGVNPPKWVGMSSPFPFPLLEELTIGNMGNLRELVSLSPGAFPNLCKLNISSCPNLGALPPHLAALKQVRVFGECSDELLHSISNLSVLTHLYVDYINKRSVLFPSSSTLADNNNEAQLGVRSTFQTLQCLHIVHCRKLRRLFDEGMKETLKISGCENQQGLMNSLTELRILNCPELMISVEEFENFNINNSLQRLWITDCPKLVSSEEVDDVMTLLRSLRTRLGREKFTVDILLDVKEEEQSIVAI
- the LOC124941147 gene encoding putative disease resistance protein RGA3 isoform X2, with protein sequence MVDAALINGLLSNLVPLIKDEFSLFWRFENEFQKLSSTLSSISALLEDAERKNIREKDKQTEDWLRKLKHVAYEARDIMDECTFEDLRLQVKRRNASSSTRIQVTNFITHPFSNTKMRLKIGHKIKDVQEKLDQISSERQKLHLRESIHDSKIDKFTSNWRETMSLSSSKVYGRDKEKKQIIDILLNNNTSSTINVSKELSVLPIVGIGGLGKTTLAQMVFNDEKVSKHFDPKIWVCVSDEFNIKLVIKSILEEKGEPCLEELQKKKLSGKKYLIVLDDVWNEDEEAWAQLRSVLDCGSNGAFILTTTRKRNVARIMKTITHFELLSLSDDDCWLLFEQRSFMPETPKPPKLIDIGKEIAKKCKGVPLVAKTLASQLGFTSDEKEWRRIRDSEIWEISQNEKSILSILRLSYYDLSYHLRRCFVFCAVFPKDTVIEKERLIQLWMAHGLIPAVKNQEVEDVGNTIWKELCWRSFFQDEKSDRYEIYETCKMHDLMHDLTQSVMKDECYMMNANSSSDGLGRKIRHLTVLVDKLFKTSVRSFKETGGLQSIILIGKYYDPCVTKEIFSVGKGFPYLRVLELKGHVQYEYLSYGKCLKHLKYLDISNSWITTLPNSICNLLNLQTLKLNNCSELQSLPRNMRDLINLRHLYLEDCDGLKYMPRGMGQLKHLKTLSLFVIGNKKRDGQLDEIKELDIRGTLKIKNLERVSDASITRGISMAKKSNINELELIWHYEYDDNQTKSNRHEKIGEALEVSTESLKKLRMSGYKGVNPPKWVGMSSPFPFPLLEELTIGNMGNLRELVSLSPGAFPNLCKLNISSCPNLGALPPHLAALKQVRVFGECSDELLHSISNLSVLTHLYVDYINKRSVLFPSSSTLADNNNEAQLGVRSTFQTLQCLHIVHCRKLRRLFDEGMKETLKISGCENQQGLMNSLTELRILNCPELMISKKWTML
- the LOC124942956 gene encoding disease resistance protein RGA2-like — encoded protein: MVDVASLISGLISNLTPLIKDEFSLFWNYKNDVQNLSSTLSAINAVLKDAERKTMQEKDEQTGDWLRKLKDVLYEVRDIMDECSFEDLRLQVKRRNASSSTRIKVTNFITHPFSNTKMRHKIGHKIKDVQEKLDQISSERQKLHLRESIPDSKIDKFTSSWRETMSLSSSNQVYGRDKEKKEIIDILLNNTSSASKKLSVLPIVGIIGGLGKTTLSQMVFNDDEVSKHFDTKLWVCVSNEFNIKLVIKSILEEEKAEASLEELQRKVRDKLRGKRYLIVLDDVWNEKEEAWAQLRSILDCGSNGSFVLTTTRKKSVATIMKTIAYFELLPLSNDDCWLLFKERAFEHGKPKHQNFINIGKEIVGKCKGVPLLVKALGSQLSFGEDEKEWRRIRDSEIWEIFLNEESDLLPILKLSYYDLPYHLRRCFVFCAIFPKDTEIEKERLIQMWMAHGLIPTLKNQELEDVGNAIWKELCWRSFFQDEKENKDWDDRVYTAVMMHDLMHDLAQSLMKDEYYTMDANSSSDGLGEQIRHVTVKVNEVDKTSVCSLKTVGGLQSIMLHGRDNGDAAKEILSVLKELPALRVLEVCSLVKYSESQ